A window from Chryseobacterium vaccae encodes these proteins:
- a CDS encoding response regulator transcription factor — protein sequence MNQKKILLIDDELDILEILSYNLEKEGYDIHTATNGNEGIEKAKEIIPDLILLDVMMPEKDGIETCQELRKVKELQKTLIVFLSARSEEFSQLAGFQAGANDYVVKLIKPKILISKVNALLQLTSQVSDNAKLIEIGDLVIDKDNFRVSKSGQQFLLPKKEFDLLYLLASNTEKVFKREEILEKVWGNDVIVGERTIDVHIRRLREKLGINTIQTLKGIGYKLIV from the coding sequence ATGAACCAAAAGAAAATCCTTTTAATAGACGACGAACTGGATATTTTAGAGATTCTGTCTTACAACCTGGAAAAGGAAGGCTACGACATCCACACAGCTACCAACGGAAACGAAGGAATAGAAAAAGCCAAAGAAATTATCCCTGATCTTATCTTATTAGATGTAATGATGCCGGAAAAAGATGGGATTGAGACCTGTCAGGAACTTCGTAAAGTGAAAGAACTTCAGAAAACACTGATTGTTTTTCTTTCCGCAAGAAGTGAAGAATTTTCTCAGTTAGCCGGTTTTCAGGCAGGAGCTAATGATTACGTTGTAAAACTAATCAAACCGAAGATCCTTATTTCAAAAGTTAACGCATTACTGCAGCTGACTTCCCAGGTTTCTGACAACGCTAAACTTATCGAGATTGGCGACCTTGTGATTGACAAGGATAACTTCAGAGTTTCCAAAAGCGGACAGCAGTTTCTTCTTCCTAAAAAAGAATTCGATCTGCTTTATCTGTTAGCTTCAAACACGGAAAAAGTCTTTAAAAGAGAAGAAATCCTTGAAAAAGTCTGGGGAAATGATGTAATCGTAGGTGAAAGAACCATAGATGTTCACATCAGAAGACTGAGAGAAAAACTGGGAATCAATACCATTCAGACCCTGAAAGGAATTGGCTATAAACTTATCGTTTAA
- a CDS encoding sensor histidine kinase produces MKFYRLTLVASCLLTLVMFLLVIIFDSLKDLYYQTPFFKIGLFICVLLIFMINYVVLELLFNYYGKKQVRGLSELLPQEIVHDNDENITIKELGERFSDLNQQQVTEIDMMKEMESYRKEYIGNVSHELKTPLFSIQGYVETLRDGGVDNLTIRDKYLERIDKSVERLIAIVTDLDMINRLEAGEINLTVSTFDVNLLIKEIFDLLEFEAEKHTTTLQIQTLHPQIFVDADKQKISQVFINLISNAIHYANRQEARVVVKTSVLKNKVLIEVIDNGMGIKSEILPRIFERFYRVETSRSRREGGSGLGLAIVKHILEAHSENITVESVYLEGTKFSFMLEKSK; encoded by the coding sequence TTGAAATTTTACAGACTTACACTCGTCGCCTCGTGTCTTCTGACACTGGTGATGTTTCTTTTAGTAATCATCTTTGATTCGCTGAAGGACCTCTATTACCAGACACCGTTTTTTAAAATCGGACTTTTTATCTGTGTTCTCCTCATCTTTATGATCAATTATGTAGTTCTTGAACTCCTGTTCAATTACTACGGTAAAAAGCAGGTCCGCGGACTTTCTGAACTCCTTCCGCAGGAAATTGTTCATGATAATGATGAAAATATTACCATTAAAGAGCTCGGAGAAAGGTTTTCGGATCTCAATCAGCAGCAGGTAACGGAAATTGATATGATGAAGGAAATGGAAAGCTACCGTAAAGAATACATCGGCAACGTTTCCCATGAACTTAAAACTCCACTGTTTTCCATTCAGGGGTACGTGGAAACCTTAAGAGACGGCGGTGTGGATAATCTTACCATCCGTGATAAATATCTGGAAAGAATTGATAAATCCGTAGAAAGGCTTATTGCTATTGTTACAGATCTTGATATGATCAACAGGCTTGAAGCAGGGGAGATCAACCTTACAGTTTCTACATTTGATGTCAATCTCCTGATCAAGGAAATTTTTGATCTTCTTGAATTTGAAGCGGAGAAGCATACTACCACATTGCAGATTCAGACCTTACATCCGCAGATTTTTGTAGATGCTGACAAACAGAAAATATCGCAGGTTTTCATCAATTTAATTTCAAATGCCATTCATTATGCCAACAGACAGGAAGCAAGAGTAGTGGTAAAAACAAGTGTTCTGAAAAACAAGGTTCTTATTGAAGTTATTGATAATGGGATGGGAATAAAATCAGAGATTCTCCCCAGAATTTTTGAAAGATTCTACAGAGTAGAAACCAGCAGAAGCAGAAGGGAAGGCGGTTCCGGCCTGGGATTGGCGATTGTAAAGCATATTCTTGAGGCTCATAGTGAAAATATTACCGTAGAAAGTGTGTACCTTGAAGGAACCAAGTTCAGTTTTATGCTCGAGAAAAGTAAATAA
- a CDS encoding IS1096 element passenger TnpR family protein → MVYKIRVILDAKEDVFRDIEVKGKQSLWNLHLGIKSAFNLQGDELSTFNLLEDDGTIVKSVPLEDMSDDGDGEIMSDVYIDEAFQNAGDKAQFQYGLLDLWEFFCELIEIIDEKKGVTYPITVYRFGNVPLKAPSKSGNGGSSKKKSAMPLMDDDFGFEDDFGGSGNFEDEDDSFDDEEEDDYNDDVFDDEDDNDDER, encoded by the coding sequence ATGGTTTACAAGATCCGCGTAATATTAGATGCGAAAGAAGATGTTTTCCGAGATATTGAAGTTAAAGGAAAACAATCACTATGGAACTTACATTTGGGAATTAAAAGTGCGTTCAATCTGCAGGGAGACGAGCTTTCTACTTTTAATCTTTTGGAAGATGACGGAACAATAGTAAAAAGTGTACCGTTGGAAGATATGAGTGACGATGGTGATGGCGAAATCATGTCGGATGTATACATCGATGAGGCTTTCCAAAATGCAGGTGACAAAGCACAGTTCCAATATGGACTTCTTGATCTCTGGGAGTTCTTCTGTGAATTAATTGAAATTATTGACGAGAAAAAAGGAGTTACCTATCCTATTACAGTTTATAGATTCGGAAATGTTCCTTTAAAGGCACCTAGCAAAAGTGGAAATGGAGGAAGCTCCAAAAAGAAATCAGCAATGCCTTTAATGGATGATGATTTTGGTTTTGAAGACGATTTCGGAGGAAGTGGAAACTTCGAAGATGAAGACGACAGCTTCGATGACGAAGAAGAAGATGACTACAACGATGATGTTTTCGATGATGAGGATGACAACGATGACGAGAGATAA
- a CDS encoding alpha-amylase family glycosyl hydrolase, with the protein MKKLILFAIIGLGIVSCTTQNTKNTMDLPKEWKHTTNIYEVNIRQYTKEGTFKAFEKEMPRLKNMGVKTLWFMPITPIAQQNKKGSMGSPYAASDYTSINPEFGTLDDFKHMVNEAHRLGFKVIIDWVANHTGWDHVWTKTHPEFYLKDPDGKFHIASGMDDIIELDYKNQEMRQAMIDAMKFWVKETNIDGFRCDLASWVEVDFWEQARPEVEKLKPLFWLGEFDELESPEYGKVFDASYSWKWMHKSADYYKKNEPLQGLKDLLVQYSNIGDNSMRAWFTSNHDENSWNGTEYEKYGVITKPMAVFSATWNGVPLLYSGQELPNMKRLEFFEKDVIKWTNTYQVSDFYKTLLELKTSNPALRGGDTQVTTYLLNTTANDKILAYVRKNGKDEVLVVLNMSKEPVNFTIEDGNLSGTFKNVFDRSKRNFDTGKDFSFKVSDYAVFEK; encoded by the coding sequence ATGAAAAAATTAATTTTATTCGCAATCATTGGTCTGGGAATTGTTTCCTGTACCACCCAAAATACAAAAAATACTATGGATCTGCCCAAAGAATGGAAGCATACAACCAATATCTACGAAGTAAACATAAGACAATATACCAAAGAAGGAACTTTCAAAGCATTTGAAAAAGAAATGCCCCGCCTGAAGAATATGGGGGTGAAAACACTTTGGTTTATGCCCATAACTCCTATTGCCCAGCAGAATAAAAAAGGAAGCATGGGAAGTCCTTATGCAGCGTCAGACTATACTTCCATTAATCCGGAATTCGGAACTCTGGACGATTTTAAACATATGGTAAATGAAGCACACAGATTAGGATTTAAAGTAATCATAGACTGGGTAGCCAACCACACGGGATGGGATCATGTATGGACCAAAACGCATCCTGAATTTTATCTGAAAGATCCGGACGGTAAATTCCATATCGCTTCCGGAATGGATGATATCATTGAACTGGATTACAAAAACCAGGAAATGCGCCAGGCCATGATTGATGCCATGAAATTCTGGGTAAAAGAAACCAATATCGATGGCTTCAGATGTGATCTTGCTTCATGGGTAGAGGTAGATTTCTGGGAACAGGCCCGCCCTGAAGTAGAAAAATTAAAACCTCTTTTCTGGCTGGGAGAATTTGATGAATTAGAAAGCCCTGAATATGGGAAAGTATTTGATGCCAGCTACTCATGGAAATGGATGCACAAATCAGCAGATTATTATAAGAAAAATGAACCGCTTCAGGGGCTTAAAGATCTGTTGGTTCAGTATTCCAATATCGGAGATAACTCAATGAGAGCATGGTTTACCAGCAATCATGATGAAAACTCATGGAACGGAACAGAATATGAAAAATATGGAGTAATCACCAAACCGATGGCTGTTTTCTCAGCTACATGGAATGGGGTTCCTCTGCTGTATTCCGGACAGGAACTTCCCAACATGAAAAGGCTGGAGTTTTTTGAAAAAGACGTGATCAAATGGACCAATACTTATCAGGTATCTGATTTTTATAAAACTTTGCTGGAACTGAAAACTTCCAACCCGGCTTTAAGAGGTGGAGATACCCAGGTAACAACCTATCTTCTGAATACTACAGCCAACGATAAGATCCTCGCCTATGTAAGAAAGAATGGGAAAGATGAAGTTCTCGTAGTTTTGAATATGTCCAAAGAGCCTGTAAATTTCACCATTGAAGACGGAAACCTGTCGGGAACTTTCAAAAATGTCTTTGACAGATCCAAAAGAAACTTTGACACTGGAAAAGACTTCAGCTTCAAAGTTTCTGATTATGCGGTTTTTGAAAAATAA
- a CDS encoding GreA/GreB family elongation factor — protein MNKQDLLNILTKKITDKIIHFESLIAETRASNNDTKSSMGDKYETGREMLQQEINNLQRQLNETLSQQAVVQKISCEPMDKVKNGALVKTDKGLFYITVSAGEIVFEKQKIMTVSAESPLVKAMYGKKKREVFTVNNISQTIGEIW, from the coding sequence ATGAACAAACAAGACCTACTAAATATTCTTACAAAAAAGATTACAGATAAGATCATACATTTTGAAAGTCTGATCGCCGAAACCCGTGCCTCCAATAATGATACTAAAAGTTCTATGGGAGATAAATATGAAACCGGACGTGAAATGCTTCAGCAGGAGATCAATAATCTTCAGCGGCAGCTTAATGAAACCCTGAGTCAGCAAGCTGTAGTTCAGAAGATATCATGCGAGCCGATGGATAAAGTAAAGAACGGAGCTTTAGTGAAAACTGATAAAGGATTATTTTATATTACAGTATCCGCAGGTGAAATTGTTTTTGAGAAACAAAAGATCATGACGGTTTCAGCAGAATCACCCCTTGTAAAAGCAATGTACGGGAAGAAGAAAAGAGAGGTTTTTACGGTGAATAACATCAGTCAGACCATTGGAGAGATCTGGTGA
- a CDS encoding thymidylate synthase, whose product MQNYLDLLQHILDNGTDKTDRTGTGTRSVFGYQLRYDLSKGFPLVTTKKVHLKSIIYELLWFLKGDTNIKYLNDNGVSIWDEWADENGNLGPVYGAQWRSWQGADGKIVDQITEVIDQIKKNPDSRRLIVSAWNTAEIPNMALAPCHALFQFYVADGKLSLQLYQRSADVFLGVPFNIASYALLLMMVAQVCDLEVGDYVHSFGDVHIYNNHFEQVNRQLSREPRPLPVMKLNSEIKDIFGFDFEDFTLENYDPHPGIKAPVAI is encoded by the coding sequence ATGCAAAATTATTTAGACCTTTTACAGCATATTTTAGACAATGGAACAGACAAAACCGATAGAACCGGAACCGGAACCAGAAGTGTTTTCGGATATCAGCTAAGGTATGATCTGTCAAAAGGTTTTCCTTTGGTAACCACCAAAAAAGTGCATCTGAAATCAATTATTTATGAACTGCTTTGGTTCCTGAAAGGAGATACCAATATCAAATACCTGAATGATAATGGAGTTTCTATCTGGGATGAATGGGCCGACGAAAACGGTAATTTAGGACCTGTGTATGGAGCACAGTGGAGAAGCTGGCAGGGAGCAGATGGGAAAATTGTAGACCAGATCACAGAAGTGATCGATCAGATCAAGAAAAATCCGGATTCCCGCAGGCTGATCGTTTCCGCATGGAATACTGCTGAAATCCCAAATATGGCATTGGCACCTTGTCATGCATTGTTCCAGTTTTATGTAGCAGACGGAAAATTATCGCTGCAGCTGTATCAGAGAAGTGCCGATGTTTTTCTGGGTGTACCGTTCAATATTGCAAGTTATGCATTGCTTCTGATGATGGTGGCACAGGTATGTGACCTGGAAGTAGGCGATTATGTGCACAGCTTCGGTGATGTGCATATTTATAATAATCATTTTGAACAGGTGAACAGACAGCTTTCAAGAGAGCCAAGGCCACTTCCGGTAATGAAACTAAATTCAGAGATCAAAGATATTTTTGGATTTGATTTCGAAGATTTTACATTGGAAAACTATGATCCGCATCCCGGCATTAAAGCTCCTGTGGCTATATAA
- a CDS encoding serine hydrolase domain-containing protein, translated as MMLKKLFFVAAAGFSCMAYSQNTGRQKLMDYLDSLSVHHKVMGSFAFADNDKPTFLKVTGFSDAAKKQKANMNTQYRIGSISKTFTAVLVMKAVEDKKLSLDTKLSAFYPEVENAAKITIKDLLQHRSGIHNLTNEEEYWTYNTKPQTEISLVSIIKKYKSDFAPGTKYEYSNSGYILLGFILEKVYKKSYAKLIQDKIAGPLKLTLTKVGGKIEPSNNQALSYQYADGSYKPWQETDMSVPIGAGNLISTPTELLKFIIALENGKLVDKNSLKQMKEFIDGYGYGLAKVPFDKYWGYGHNGGIDQFRSVLYYFPEVKAGVSFITNQSDYNNNEISIKMLETATGKDFKMPSFKEVSVAGDLLKKYEGLYKAEGFPLDVKIFSEGGKLKGQATGQGAFPLDAVSESEFKFETAGIKMKFNAEKGTMDFSQAGNNFTFKKQ; from the coding sequence ATGATGCTGAAAAAACTTTTCTTTGTAGCAGCGGCAGGATTTTCCTGCATGGCCTATTCTCAGAATACAGGCAGACAGAAACTGATGGATTATCTTGATTCCTTATCCGTTCATCATAAAGTAATGGGAAGTTTTGCCTTTGCAGACAATGATAAACCTACCTTTTTGAAAGTAACCGGATTTTCAGATGCTGCTAAAAAACAGAAAGCCAATATGAATACACAGTATCGCATAGGCTCTATTTCCAAAACATTTACGGCGGTGCTGGTGATGAAAGCAGTGGAAGACAAAAAACTTTCTCTGGATACTAAACTTTCTGCGTTTTACCCTGAAGTGGAAAATGCGGCTAAAATTACCATCAAAGACCTTTTGCAGCACAGAAGCGGTATTCATAACCTTACCAATGAAGAAGAGTACTGGACATACAATACTAAACCTCAAACGGAAATATCACTGGTATCAATCATTAAAAAATATAAAAGCGATTTTGCCCCGGGAACAAAATATGAATATAGTAATTCGGGTTATATCCTGTTAGGTTTCATCCTGGAAAAAGTATACAAAAAAAGTTATGCAAAACTTATTCAGGACAAAATTGCAGGACCTTTAAAATTAACACTTACGAAGGTAGGTGGTAAAATTGAACCTTCCAACAACCAGGCACTTTCTTATCAGTATGCTGATGGAAGCTACAAGCCATGGCAGGAAACAGATATGAGTGTTCCGATTGGTGCAGGAAACCTTATTTCTACGCCTACAGAATTGCTGAAGTTCATTATCGCTTTGGAAAACGGGAAATTAGTTGATAAAAACAGTCTTAAACAGATGAAAGAATTTATTGACGGGTATGGCTATGGGTTGGCTAAAGTTCCTTTTGATAAATATTGGGGATATGGCCATAACGGAGGAATAGATCAGTTCCGTTCCGTATTATATTATTTCCCTGAAGTGAAAGCAGGAGTAAGCTTCATTACCAATCAGTCAGATTACAATAACAATGAGATTTCGATAAAAATGTTGGAAACTGCCACAGGAAAAGACTTTAAAATGCCCAGCTTTAAAGAAGTTTCCGTTGCAGGAGACCTTTTGAAAAAGTATGAAGGACTTTATAAAGCTGAAGGATTTCCTTTGGATGTCAAAATATTTTCAGAAGGAGGCAAACTAAAAGGACAGGCCACAGGGCAGGGAGCATTTCCACTGGATGCTGTTTCTGAAAGCGAGTTCAAATTTGAAACAGCAGGAATCAAAATGAAATTCAATGCCGAAAAAGGAACAATGGATTTTTCGCAGGCAGGAAATAATTTCACTTTTAAAAAACAATAG
- a CDS encoding M1 family metallopeptidase: MKKVILSIAVLGIVFSANVSAQTETSGREKVYRATHTKITELKHTKLKVSFDYQKEHMNGEEWLTASPYFYPSNELVLDAKGMLIHEVALDNDGKKSPLKYDYKNDVLKISLDKIYQKNQDYTVYIKYTARPNEVKQEGSMAINDAKGLYFINAQGKDPDMPTQIWTQGETESSSAWFPTIDKPNQKTTQEIYMTVPDKYVTLSNGVLKNSQKEGAGLRTDHWVMDKRHSTYLFFMGVGEYAIVKDKWKNIPVDYYIEKEYEPYAKQIYGNTPEMIEFFSKKLNYDYPWVKYAQISGREYVSGAMENTTATLHGSDILQKPGQLIDENKWEDTIAHELFHHWFGDLVTAESWSNLTVNESFANYSEYLWNDYKYGKDQADYHLMSDVNMYIHNPSDFRKNLVRFNYDSREDVFDLVTYQKGGGILHMLRNYLGDEAFFAGMNDYLKTNEYQNAEAHQLRLSFEKVSGKDLNWFFNQWYFGNGNPKISYSSTFEPVKKQVTVTINQTQELPFEFPLAIDVYDSGKPKRYNVWVNAEDKNTFTFDVSKNPDLVNINADGILLADITDTKTPEQNLMQFTGSKEFKNRYKALTGIKDQTGKNASAVKLLGAALKDPFFRIRIKALELMDLTNADQMKALGAEVEKLASNDPKTLVQAAAVAALAKTKDKKYLPIFEKGVSAVSNAVKGNSLSAVLTIDPAKADALADKIDLEGASDELLEQLLPVVVKNKVTSQMSHITPLAAFYPFVKFKDPELGKAAEDGFNWIMSSDNLKATDNIAKIITNAKDQMGDNPQAKMMVIQMLKDGLSKKMDLLRQNPQKGTSINKQIDALNKAIESFK; encoded by the coding sequence ATGAAAAAGGTGATTTTATCGATTGCTGTATTGGGAATCGTATTTTCTGCAAATGTATCAGCCCAGACTGAAACCTCAGGAAGAGAAAAGGTATACAGGGCCACTCATACCAAAATAACAGAGCTTAAACACACGAAACTTAAAGTCAGCTTCGATTATCAGAAAGAGCATATGAATGGAGAAGAATGGTTGACAGCATCTCCTTACTTTTACCCATCCAATGAACTCGTTCTGGATGCAAAAGGAATGTTGATTCATGAAGTTGCTCTGGATAATGACGGGAAAAAATCACCTCTGAAATACGATTATAAAAACGATGTTTTAAAAATCAGTCTGGATAAAATCTATCAGAAAAATCAGGATTATACCGTTTATATCAAATACACTGCCCGCCCGAATGAAGTAAAACAGGAAGGAAGTATGGCAATTAATGATGCCAAGGGACTTTATTTCATCAATGCACAAGGTAAAGACCCTGACATGCCTACGCAGATCTGGACGCAGGGTGAAACAGAGTCTTCTTCCGCATGGTTTCCTACAATAGATAAGCCGAACCAAAAAACGACTCAGGAAATTTACATGACTGTTCCAGATAAATATGTCACACTTTCCAACGGAGTTTTAAAAAATTCTCAAAAAGAAGGGGCTGGTCTTAGAACAGACCATTGGGTAATGGATAAGAGACATTCTACTTATCTTTTCTTCATGGGAGTAGGAGAATATGCGATCGTTAAAGACAAATGGAAAAATATTCCTGTAGATTACTATATTGAGAAAGAATATGAACCCTATGCGAAACAAATCTACGGAAACACACCGGAAATGATTGAGTTCTTTTCTAAAAAACTGAACTATGATTATCCATGGGTAAAATATGCACAGATTTCAGGAAGAGAATATGTAAGCGGTGCCATGGAAAACACAACAGCTACCCTCCACGGAAGCGATATTCTTCAGAAACCCGGGCAGCTGATTGATGAAAATAAATGGGAAGATACTATTGCCCACGAGTTATTTCATCATTGGTTTGGAGATCTTGTCACTGCGGAAAGCTGGAGTAACCTTACCGTAAACGAATCCTTTGCCAACTATTCCGAATACCTGTGGAATGATTATAAGTATGGAAAAGATCAGGCAGATTATCACCTGATGTCTGATGTAAATATGTACATCCATAATCCTTCCGATTTCAGGAAAAATCTGGTGAGATTCAACTATGATTCCCGCGAAGATGTTTTCGACCTTGTTACCTACCAGAAAGGAGGCGGAATCCTTCATATGCTGAGAAACTATCTTGGTGATGAAGCCTTTTTTGCCGGAATGAATGATTATCTTAAAACCAACGAATATCAGAACGCGGAAGCCCACCAGCTGAGACTGTCTTTTGAGAAAGTGAGCGGTAAAGATCTGAACTGGTTTTTTAATCAGTGGTATTTTGGAAACGGAAACCCAAAAATCAGTTATTCATCTACTTTTGAACCGGTTAAAAAACAGGTTACAGTCACGATTAATCAAACACAGGAACTCCCTTTCGAATTTCCTCTTGCTATTGATGTATATGATAGTGGAAAGCCGAAGCGATATAATGTTTGGGTAAATGCTGAAGATAAAAATACATTCACTTTTGATGTTTCTAAAAATCCGGATCTTGTCAATATCAATGCAGATGGTATTTTACTGGCAGATATTACCGACACGAAAACTCCGGAGCAGAATCTGATGCAGTTTACAGGCTCCAAAGAATTTAAAAACAGATACAAAGCTCTGACAGGGATAAAAGATCAGACTGGAAAAAATGCTTCCGCAGTAAAATTATTAGGTGCAGCACTGAAAGATCCGTTTTTCAGAATTAGAATAAAAGCATTAGAACTAATGGATCTTACTAATGCAGATCAGATGAAAGCACTGGGAGCTGAGGTTGAAAAACTGGCTTCAAATGATCCCAAAACCTTAGTTCAGGCTGCTGCAGTTGCCGCTTTGGCTAAAACTAAAGATAAAAAATACCTTCCAATCTTTGAAAAAGGAGTGAGTGCCGTTTCTAATGCAGTAAAAGGGAATTCTTTAAGTGCTGTTCTCACTATTGATCCTGCAAAAGCTGATGCCTTGGCAGATAAGATTGATCTGGAAGGAGCTTCTGATGAGTTGTTAGAACAATTACTTCCTGTTGTTGTAAAGAATAAAGTGACTTCTCAGATGTCTCATATCACTCCTCTTGCAGCATTTTATCCATTTGTTAAATTCAAAGATCCTGAACTGGGAAAAGCTGCTGAAGACGGTTTCAACTGGATCATGAGCTCAGATAATCTGAAGGCAACAGATAATATTGCCAAGATCATCACGAATGCAAAAGATCAGATGGGTGATAATCCCCAGGCTAAAATGATGGTTATCCAGATGCTTAAAGACGGACTGAGCAAGAAAATGGACCTTTTAAGACAGAATCCTCAGAAAGGGACAAGTATCAATAAGCAGATTGACGCATTGAATAAAGCGATTGAAAGCTTCAAATAA
- a CDS encoding hydroxymethylglutaryl-CoA synthase family protein, with the protein MTFGIEAAGWYVPSLYLEISDLAEKRGIEAAKLEKGLGLYKMGFPDAHEDTATFAAEALLKLIRDYEIDPKEIARIYLGTESALDAAKPTVSYAVQMVEKVLVKEFGERCFRNCDVADMTFACIGAVDVLHNSLDFVRANPDKKAVVIASDYAKYELASSGEYTQGGGAVALLISSQPDLLEIENNWGVATESVFDFFKPRRQYNKEDLNNAPENFPDTIEIFTDEPVFDGQYSNQCYQNRIREAYQHYKEITGKDKPYETWKYLIFHLPYAFHGKRVFTEIYSLENGFPYHTQDEQKAAAKSDGYLQLVSDKIEYTQRASSEIGNMYTASIFMAMLSALEVSFNENEELAGAEIGFFGYGSGSKSKVFAGKVSENWRMVVSKWQLFKNLKNRTAIDFETYERLHRKQLGNSVNKKYKGFGLLAIESEDPVLKGARYYDYNY; encoded by the coding sequence ATGACTTTTGGAATTGAAGCAGCGGGCTGGTATGTGCCGTCTTTGTATTTGGAAATCAGTGATCTGGCAGAGAAAAGAGGAATTGAAGCAGCAAAACTTGAAAAAGGACTTGGATTATATAAAATGGGATTTCCGGATGCTCATGAAGACACCGCTACTTTTGCTGCAGAAGCCTTATTAAAACTAATCAGGGATTATGAAATTGATCCTAAAGAAATAGCAAGAATCTATCTGGGAACAGAAAGTGCCCTGGATGCCGCAAAACCAACAGTTTCATATGCGGTTCAGATGGTAGAAAAAGTTTTGGTGAAAGAATTTGGAGAAAGATGTTTCAGAAACTGTGATGTGGCAGATATGACTTTTGCCTGTATCGGAGCTGTTGATGTACTGCATAATTCTTTAGATTTCGTAAGAGCAAATCCAGATAAAAAAGCAGTGGTTATTGCAAGTGATTATGCTAAATATGAACTTGCCTCTTCGGGAGAATATACCCAGGGCGGGGGAGCTGTTGCCTTACTGATTTCTTCGCAGCCGGATCTTCTGGAAATTGAGAATAACTGGGGAGTGGCAACGGAAAGCGTTTTCGATTTTTTCAAACCGAGAAGGCAGTATAATAAGGAAGATCTGAATAATGCTCCTGAAAATTTTCCGGATACAATTGAAATTTTTACAGATGAGCCTGTTTTTGACGGGCAATATTCCAACCAATGTTATCAGAACAGAATCAGAGAAGCCTATCAGCATTATAAAGAAATTACAGGGAAAGATAAACCTTATGAGACCTGGAAATACCTGATCTTCCACCTTCCGTATGCTTTTCACGGAAAAAGAGTATTTACAGAAATCTACAGCCTTGAAAACGGATTTCCTTACCATACTCAGGACGAACAGAAAGCCGCAGCGAAATCGGATGGCTATCTGCAGCTGGTCAGTGATAAAATAGAATATACGCAGAGAGCGTCTTCAGAGATCGGAAATATGTATACTGCTTCCATTTTTATGGCCATGCTTTCCGCATTGGAGGTTTCTTTTAATGAAAATGAAGAATTGGCCGGAGCCGAAATAGGATTTTTTGGATATGGAAGCGGTTCAAAATCAAAAGTATTTGCCGGAAAGGTGTCCGAAAACTGGAGAATGGTGGTTTCCAAATGGCAGCTTTTTAAAAACCTGAAGAACAGAACTGCCATTGACTTTGAAACGTATGAAAGACTACACAGAAAGCAGCTTGGAAATTCTGTCAATAAAAAGTATAAAGGATTTGGATTATTAGCTATAGAATCTGAAGATCCTGTTCTAAAAGGCGCAAGGTATTATGATTATAATTATTAA